In a single window of the Acetivibrio clariflavus DSM 19732 genome:
- a CDS encoding lipopolysaccharide biosynthesis protein, with protein sequence MGVSDTSFIKSIFKFSISSWVNFFISILSVIITTRIFSPEMYGSINMYNSASSLFMGIICLGLDSGFLRFYNEPPKGYDEKQLMAKCMSLPVLFLLGIIVFVVPFFYKDISVLLFGKVSLLAVILLCINTMSLAILNFFSIAYRISNDARRYTIQSILVQFFTKIFVITAALFNPKLETVIIFNTIGVFVLSIIYFKIQKKSVLPSKINWSMQGFSEVFKYAIFSWPTVILIYLNSFFPQMIIKNNLGDYELGIYSSTAFFVGALGVVLNGFKTYWASFMYANYKTERSKIIKIHDYVVLLVVFILSFFIVFQNLLYGLIGIKFHQSRYFFTLVLVYPLFNLISETTSYGISIAKKSQTTLGIFLLSTAVNLVFGCIFVNCFGTVGVAIASMLSAFVQLVISTIIGQKYYRTIKDPRRTFISILLILVLACSNYFFAEEYIFELFAVFILNAIIIIGYRQELSDIISLSTAFINKYKRPKV encoded by the coding sequence ATGGGGGTTTCGGATACAAGTTTTATTAAATCAATATTTAAGTTTTCCATTTCCTCATGGGTTAATTTTTTTATAAGTATTTTGTCTGTTATTATTACTACAAGAATATTTTCTCCTGAGATGTATGGAAGTATCAATATGTACAATAGCGCTTCAAGTTTATTTATGGGAATAATATGTTTAGGGCTGGATAGCGGTTTTTTAAGATTCTATAATGAGCCGCCTAAAGGATACGATGAAAAGCAGTTAATGGCAAAATGTATGAGTTTGCCCGTACTGTTTTTGCTTGGAATTATAGTTTTTGTTGTTCCGTTCTTTTACAAGGATATTTCGGTTTTGTTATTTGGCAAAGTCAGTTTACTTGCCGTTATATTACTTTGTATAAATACAATGTCTCTTGCAATATTAAATTTTTTTTCCATAGCATATAGAATAAGTAATGATGCAAGAAGATATACAATACAAAGTATATTGGTGCAATTTTTTACAAAAATCTTTGTAATAACAGCTGCTTTATTTAACCCCAAACTTGAAACTGTTATTATTTTTAATACAATTGGTGTTTTTGTGCTTTCGATAATATATTTTAAAATACAAAAAAAATCAGTATTGCCCTCTAAAATTAATTGGTCGATGCAAGGTTTTTCAGAGGTTTTTAAATATGCTATATTTTCATGGCCTACGGTTATTTTGATATATTTAAATAGTTTTTTTCCTCAAATGATTATTAAAAACAACTTAGGAGATTATGAGTTAGGCATTTATTCATCAACTGCTTTTTTTGTCGGAGCTTTAGGAGTAGTTCTAAATGGGTTTAAGACTTATTGGGCTTCATTTATGTATGCAAATTATAAAACGGAGCGCTCAAAAATTATCAAAATCCATGATTACGTTGTTTTGTTAGTTGTGTTTATTTTAAGTTTTTTTATTGTTTTTCAGAATTTGTTGTATGGGTTAATAGGAATTAAATTTCATCAAAGTAGGTATTTTTTTACGTTAGTTTTAGTTTATCCTTTGTTTAATTTGATATCTGAAACTACTTCCTATGGAATATCAATTGCTAAAAAGTCTCAAACAACTTTAGGAATTTTTTTGCTTTCAACTGCTGTAAATTTAGTGTTTGGCTGTATTTTTGTGAACTGTTTCGGTACAGTTGGAGTTGCAATTGCTTCAATGTTGTCAGCTTTTGTACAACTTGTGATTTCTACAATTATAGGACAAAAATACTATAGAACTATAAAAGACCCTAGAAGAACTTTTATATCCATATTATTAATACTAGTTTTAGCATGTTCAAATTATTTTTTTGCTGAAGAGTATATTTTTGAGCTGTTTGCAGTATTTATTTTAAATGCTATAATAATAATTGGTTATAGACAAGAGCTATCAGATATAATCAGTTTAAGTACTGCTTTTATTAATAAATATAAACGTCCAAAAGTGTAG
- a CDS encoding acetyltransferase translates to MDKKILLIGGGGHCKSVLDSLLNSNEYCDIGIIDRKENVGKQIMGVTIIGSDDDLLDIYSKGYQYAFITLGSVGNPALRIKLYNNIKIIGFKIPNIIDSTACVSKYAHIESGVFIGKHAIVNAGAVVNNCSIVNTGAIVEHDCIIGEFVHIAPGAVLSGGVKVGNHSHIGSNATVKQQVQIGASSIIGMGSVVVKDVGEAVMAFGNPCREVKKL, encoded by the coding sequence ATGGATAAGAAAATTCTTTTAATTGGTGGCGGAGGCCATTGTAAATCCGTTTTAGATAGCCTTCTTAATTCTAATGAATATTGTGATATAGGGATTATTGACAGGAAAGAAAATGTAGGAAAGCAAATTATGGGGGTAACTATAATAGGAAGTGATGATGACCTTTTGGATATTTATAGCAAAGGCTACCAATATGCTTTTATAACTCTAGGAAGTGTCGGTAATCCTGCTTTACGTATTAAACTGTATAATAATATAAAAATTATTGGCTTCAAAATACCGAATATTATTGATTCTACAGCATGCGTTAGTAAATATGCACATATTGAAAGTGGAGTCTTTATTGGAAAACATGCTATTGTAAATGCAGGAGCTGTAGTAAACAATTGTTCAATTGTTAATACCGGAGCGATTGTTGAACACGATTGTATTATTGGAGAATTTGTGCATATAGCCCCGGGAGCGGTTTTAAGCGGTGGAGTAAAAGTAGGAAACCATTCACATATTGGTTCAAATGCTACTGTAAAACAACAAGTTCAGATAGGAGCTAGTTCGATTATTGGTATGGGCAGTGTTGTTGTTAAAGATGTAGGCGAGGCTGTTATGGCATTTGGGAACCCTTGTAGGGAGGTAAAAAAATTATGA
- a CDS encoding NAD-dependent 4,6-dehydratase LegB encodes MKKVLVTGADGFIGSHLTEELVKQGYNVRAFVYYNSFNTWGWLDSLPKEIMGEVEVFAGDIRDPNGVREAMRNIDEVYHLAALIAIPFSYHSPDSYVDTNIKGTLNVLQAAREFNTGRVLITSTSEVYGTAQYVPIDEKHPFQGQSPYSASKIGADRLAESFYRSFNVPISIVRPFNTYGPRQSARAVIPTIITQLLDGKEVIKLGSLTPTRDFNYVKDTVQGFIEIAKSDKTIGEEINIATQKEISIGELAEELIRQINPNARIICDEQRIRPEKSEVNRLLGSNEKIKRLTKWEPKYSLKEGLAETIDFFKNNLNKYKTDIYNI; translated from the coding sequence ATGAAAAAAGTTCTTGTGACTGGTGCTGATGGTTTTATTGGAAGTCACTTGACCGAAGAATTAGTAAAACAAGGATATAATGTAAGAGCGTTTGTATACTATAATTCATTTAATACTTGGGGATGGTTGGACTCATTGCCTAAAGAAATTATGGGTGAGGTTGAAGTTTTTGCTGGAGATATAAGGGACCCTAATGGTGTGAGGGAAGCGATGAGAAATATAGATGAAGTTTATCATTTAGCTGCATTAATAGCAATCCCTTTTAGTTATCATTCGCCTGACTCTTATGTAGATACTAATATTAAAGGTACTTTGAATGTTTTGCAAGCAGCACGTGAATTTAATACCGGCAGAGTATTGATTACTTCAACTTCAGAAGTTTACGGGACGGCTCAATATGTACCAATTGATGAAAAGCATCCTTTTCAAGGACAATCTCCATATTCTGCTTCAAAAATTGGGGCTGACAGATTGGCAGAATCTTTTTATCGAAGTTTCAATGTTCCAATTTCAATAGTCCGCCCTTTTAATACATATGGACCTAGGCAGTCAGCAAGAGCTGTAATACCTACAATAATTACTCAATTGCTTGATGGAAAAGAAGTTATAAAACTTGGTTCGTTAACTCCGACAAGAGATTTCAACTATGTTAAGGATACAGTTCAAGGGTTTATTGAAATAGCTAAATCGGATAAAACTATTGGTGAAGAAATAAATATAGCTACTCAAAAGGAAATTTCTATTGGTGAATTGGCAGAAGAATTGATCAGACAAATTAATCCAAATGCAAGAATAATATGTGACGAGCAAAGAATTAGGCCTGAAAAGAGTGAAGTTAATAGACTTTTAGGATCAAATGAAAAAATTAAAAGACTTACAAAATGGGAGCCTAAGTATTCATTGAAAGAAGGTCTTGCTGAAACTATAGATTTCTTTAAAAACAACCTGAATAAATATAAAACTGATATATATAATATTTAA
- a CDS encoding sugar phosphate nucleotidyltransferase, which translates to MDIKDFLINEEATMIEAMEALDKVAKRILFVTRDSSLVAALTDGDIRRWILKKGNLDAKVRQIANYNPKFLSEKDKSLAKRYMKKYSIDALPILNDEGKITSIVFLNDEEIGRKRNLDVPVVIMAGGLGTRLYPYTKILPKPLIPIGEIPIVEHIMNKFYYYGSKQFYLVVNHKKNMIKAYFSETKKDYKIDYVDEDEFMGTGGGLGLLKGKVNSTFLLSNCDILIEEDYEKIYNYHKKEQNLITMVCSLKNIKIPYGVIEISSTGEIESMKEKPELSFFTNTGMYVVEPRVIEEIEVGQVIDFPDIIEKYRVNGEKIGVYPISGNSWLDMGQFEGMEEMRKRLEGNG; encoded by the coding sequence TTGGATATAAAAGATTTCCTGATAAATGAAGAGGCTACTATGATTGAGGCCATGGAAGCATTGGACAAGGTAGCTAAAAGAATACTTTTTGTAACTAGAGATAGCAGTTTAGTTGCAGCTTTGACTGATGGAGATATAAGAAGATGGATTCTTAAAAAAGGCAATCTTGATGCTAAAGTTAGGCAAATAGCAAATTATAATCCTAAGTTTCTTAGTGAAAAAGATAAGAGCTTGGCAAAAAGGTATATGAAAAAGTATTCAATTGATGCATTGCCTATTTTGAATGATGAAGGAAAGATCACTTCTATAGTATTTTTAAATGATGAAGAAATCGGAAGAAAGAGAAATTTGGATGTTCCTGTGGTCATTATGGCCGGTGGCCTTGGAACTAGATTATACCCTTATACAAAAATATTACCGAAACCTCTTATTCCAATTGGTGAAATTCCAATAGTAGAGCATATTATGAACAAGTTTTATTATTACGGAAGCAAACAATTTTATTTGGTTGTGAATCATAAGAAGAATATGATTAAGGCATACTTTAGTGAAACTAAAAAAGACTACAAAATTGATTATGTAGATGAAGACGAATTTATGGGTACCGGTGGTGGATTAGGCCTTTTAAAGGGTAAAGTCAATTCGACATTTTTGCTATCTAATTGTGATATTTTGATAGAAGAAGATTACGAAAAAATTTATAATTATCATAAAAAAGAACAGAACCTTATTACAATGGTTTGCTCACTAAAAAATATTAAAATTCCTTATGGTGTTATTGAAATTAGCAGCACCGGAGAAATTGAAAGTATGAAGGAGAAGCCGGAACTATCCTTTTTTACCAATACAGGTATGTATGTTGTTGAGCCTAGGGTAATCGAAGAAATTGAAGTGGGTCAAGTAATAGATTTTCCGGATATCATAGAAAAATACAGAGTTAATGGAGAGAAAATTGGAGTTTATCCAATCAGCGGAAATAGTTGGTTAGATATGGGACAATTTGAAGGCATGGAAGAGATGAGAAAAAGGTTGGAAGGCAATGGATAA
- a CDS encoding capsular polysaccharide biosynthesis protein yields the protein MNIVEYTKVFHHMEMEAKLFELKTSDNIYFWDIVRYDVFFFIYRSIQGEKDADVSNIKSRNFLLKVLGGLFFLINDLRYLIRNSGKRKYLVYRSSRNYINGEEVDIISNDYMKLIGDDCFVIESFNKHKDGISFNNLALSIYRKIYYTLSKSKDRYNIDSIVKDTFGVDVHLDKFIKVKIAYFRAERNYYRWLFKKLRPQAIFFVLNGIQKAIVYVGKEMNIPVIEFQHGLINYCHPAYSYPDGIEKYKNNEFIVPDDFFVFSEYWIKNVNYPVKRVYPMGNSHYYTFLPPVNGDRDEITFISADIYQKKIEVYLDYFLKHRPEAKINLKLHPNQKNEVQAIRQKYSAYKNVNVYYNEVTVNELFARSKEVILLASTCGYEAIQHGCNLGIIRDEMSYCIQDLFSHPNTRLLDTPEDILDINMNKPITTIFFENFKVDEFQRYMLELEKNTKRENLGA from the coding sequence ATGAATATTGTGGAATACACAAAAGTATTTCATCATATGGAAATGGAAGCCAAATTGTTTGAATTAAAGACATCTGATAATATTTACTTTTGGGATATTGTTAGGTATGATGTGTTTTTTTTCATATATAGAAGTATACAAGGAGAAAAAGATGCCGATGTTAGTAATATAAAATCCAGGAATTTTTTGTTAAAAGTTTTAGGCGGATTATTCTTTTTAATTAATGACTTAAGGTACTTGATTAGGAATAGTGGTAAAAGGAAGTATTTAGTTTATAGAAGTAGTAGAAATTATATTAATGGAGAAGAAGTAGATATTATATCGAATGATTATATGAAATTAATAGGTGATGATTGTTTTGTAATTGAAAGCTTTAATAAGCATAAAGATGGTATTTCCTTTAACAATCTTGCTCTATCGATATATAGAAAAATTTATTATACTTTGAGTAAGAGTAAAGATAGATATAATATTGACAGCATAGTAAAAGATACTTTTGGAGTGGATGTTCACTTAGATAAATTTATAAAAGTAAAGATAGCTTATTTTAGGGCAGAAAGAAACTACTATAGATGGTTATTTAAGAAGCTAAGGCCTCAGGCTATATTTTTTGTCCTAAACGGAATTCAAAAAGCTATAGTGTATGTAGGCAAAGAGATGAATATTCCTGTAATTGAATTTCAACATGGATTAATCAATTATTGTCATCCTGCTTATTCATATCCGGATGGAATTGAAAAGTATAAAAATAATGAATTTATTGTTCCGGATGATTTTTTTGTTTTTTCTGAATATTGGATAAAAAATGTTAATTATCCTGTTAAGAGAGTTTATCCTATGGGGAATTCCCACTATTATACTTTTTTGCCTCCTGTAAATGGGGATAGGGATGAAATAACTTTTATTTCTGCAGATATATATCAGAAGAAAATTGAAGTGTATTTGGATTATTTTCTTAAGCACAGGCCAGAAGCTAAAATTAATTTAAAACTTCATCCTAATCAAAAAAATGAAGTGCAAGCAATACGACAGAAATATAGTGCATATAAAAATGTAAACGTGTATTATAATGAAGTCACTGTTAATGAGTTATTTGCCAGGAGCAAGGAAGTTATTTTATTGGCATCAACTTGCGGATATGAAGCTATTCAACATGGATGTAATCTGGGAATAATAAGAGATGAAATGAGTTATTGCATTCAAGATTTATTTAGTCATCCAAACACAAGGCTACTAGATACACCGGAAGATATTTTGGATATTAACATGAATAAACCTATTACTACGATTTTTTTTGAAAACTTTAAAGTAGATGAATTTCAGAGATATATGCTAGAGCTTGAAAAAAATACAAAAAGAGAGAACTTGGGGGCTTAA
- the neuB gene encoding N-acetylneuraminate synthase, translating to MSIFIIAEAGVNHNGSLKLAKQLVDAAKEAGADCVKFQTFVPENLVSKNTAKADYQKKQTDAKETQLDMLKKLELSFEDFLELSEYCSNRGIEFLSTPFDFESIDFLDKLGMKRWKIPSGDISNLPYLIKIAKLKKPVILSTGMSTMEDIESAITVLKENGADDITVLHCTTEYPTSYSDVNLKAMLSIKEKFNVSIGYSDHTKGIEVSIAAAALGASVIEKHFTLDRSMEGPDHKASLEPNELKAMVDAIRNIESALGDGVKRPSEAEKKNMLVVRKSIVAKRDILKGEIFSEDNLTVKRPGNGISPMKWFEILGKVANRNYKQDELIEQ from the coding sequence ATGAGCATATTTATAATAGCTGAAGCCGGTGTAAATCATAATGGTAGTCTGAAGTTGGCAAAACAGCTGGTAGATGCTGCAAAGGAAGCAGGAGCGGATTGTGTTAAGTTTCAGACTTTTGTACCTGAGAACCTTGTTTCGAAAAATACAGCAAAAGCAGATTATCAAAAGAAACAAACGGATGCAAAGGAAACTCAACTAGATATGCTTAAGAAATTAGAACTATCTTTTGAGGATTTTTTAGAACTAAGTGAGTACTGCTCAAATAGAGGAATAGAATTTCTTTCTACGCCTTTTGACTTTGAAAGTATAGACTTTTTAGATAAACTTGGTATGAAACGATGGAAAATACCATCGGGAGACATATCAAATCTTCCATATTTGATAAAGATAGCGAAGCTGAAAAAGCCTGTAATACTTTCAACAGGCATGAGTACGATGGAGGATATTGAGAGCGCTATCACTGTGCTGAAGGAAAATGGAGCAGATGATATAACAGTTCTTCATTGTACTACTGAATATCCAACATCTTATAGCGATGTTAATTTAAAAGCAATGTTATCCATTAAAGAGAAATTTAACGTTAGTATTGGTTATTCAGATCATACAAAAGGTATTGAAGTTTCTATTGCGGCTGCTGCATTAGGAGCAAGTGTGATAGAAAAACACTTTACACTGGATCGGAGTATGGAAGGACCTGATCATAAGGCAAGTTTGGAACCGAATGAACTGAAGGCAATGGTAGATGCAATCAGAAATATTGAGTCTGCTTTAGGAGATGGAGTGAAAAGACCATCAGAGGCAGAGAAAAAGAATATGCTTGTTGTACGTAAAAGCATTGTAGCAAAAAGAGATATATTAAAAGGGGAAATTTTTTCGGAAGATAATTTAACAGTTAAAAGGCCTGGAAATGGGATCAGCCCTATGAAGTGGTTTGAAATATTGGGGAAAGTCGCTAATAGAAATTATAAACAAGATGAGTTGATTGAGCAATGA
- a CDS encoding polysaccharide biosynthesis protein — protein MRQRIRTNALIIFDIVLINFSLILAYLLRFDFSYKNIPVWHSQFIVRLLIVSSIVKIITFIAFKLYNSLWKYAGIYEMGLIVGASFVSNSIMISYAFLSKTRVPRSIFPICMLTDIFFIASVRFAYRIFRRVVKGEIIRIKNSKRVLIFGAGEAGAIIVKEMKIHPELKSTPVAIIDDDIFKQGKKINGVPIVGQRKDIATVVEKKQIDEIIIAVPSASRKDINEIFAECSKTQCKVKILPSVSQLIDESVVMQKVRNVNIEDLLGREPVNLDVNEVASYIKGQVVLVTGGGGSIGSELCRQIAEFEPKKLIILDNYENNAYDIQNELLHNKPGLELCTIIANIREKQRMESIFRMYKPDVVFHAAAHKHVPLMEANPTEAIKNNVFGTLNVAECADKYGVKRFVLISTDKAVNPTNIMGATKRIAEMIIQALNRNSKTEFVAVRFGNVLGSNGSVVPLFKKQIEQGGPVTVTHPEVTRFFMTIPEAVQLVIQAGAMAKGGEIFVLDMGEPVKIVDLARNLIKLSGYEPDIDINIEYTGLRPGEKLYEELLLKEEGLEATKNNKIYVAKPIHTDLALLKRELDCLKEIITNNPEGISDYIKLIVPTYKKVENGN, from the coding sequence ATGAGGCAAAGAATAAGAACAAATGCATTAATTATATTTGATATAGTGTTGATTAATTTTTCGTTGATTTTGGCATATTTGCTAAGGTTTGATTTTAGTTACAAAAATATACCAGTATGGCACTCGCAGTTTATAGTTAGACTTCTAATAGTATCATCTATTGTTAAAATTATTACATTCATAGCATTTAAATTGTATAACAGTCTTTGGAAGTATGCAGGAATATATGAGATGGGATTAATAGTAGGCGCATCTTTTGTAAGTAATTCAATAATGATATCTTATGCGTTCCTGTCTAAGACTCGTGTACCAAGAAGTATATTTCCAATTTGTATGCTCACGGATATATTTTTTATAGCAAGTGTAAGGTTTGCATACCGTATTTTTAGGAGGGTAGTGAAGGGAGAAATAATACGTATAAAAAACTCAAAGAGAGTGTTGATATTTGGTGCCGGTGAGGCAGGTGCCATAATTGTGAAGGAAATGAAAATACATCCTGAACTAAAGAGTACACCGGTGGCTATAATTGACGATGATATATTTAAACAGGGGAAGAAAATAAACGGGGTACCTATAGTAGGACAGAGGAAAGACATTGCAACAGTAGTTGAAAAAAAGCAAATTGATGAGATAATAATTGCCGTTCCGTCTGCAAGCAGAAAAGATATAAATGAGATATTTGCAGAATGTTCAAAAACACAATGCAAGGTAAAAATATTACCGTCAGTTTCACAACTTATTGATGAATCGGTAGTAATGCAGAAGGTAAGAAATGTTAATATAGAAGACTTACTTGGACGGGAACCGGTAAACCTTGATGTAAATGAGGTGGCTTCTTATATAAAAGGTCAGGTTGTTTTAGTAACCGGTGGTGGTGGTTCAATCGGTTCTGAACTTTGTAGACAGATTGCTGAATTTGAACCTAAAAAGCTGATTATTTTAGATAACTATGAAAATAATGCCTATGACATCCAAAATGAATTATTGCATAATAAGCCAGGATTAGAACTTTGTACGATAATTGCAAATATAAGAGAGAAACAAAGAATGGAAAGTATTTTTAGAATGTATAAGCCAGATGTAGTATTCCATGCTGCAGCCCATAAACATGTTCCGCTTATGGAGGCTAATCCTACTGAGGCTATTAAAAATAACGTGTTTGGCACTCTTAATGTGGCTGAATGTGCGGACAAGTATGGTGTAAAAAGGTTTGTGCTAATTTCTACAGACAAAGCAGTTAATCCAACCAATATAATGGGAGCCACAAAGAGGATTGCCGAGATGATAATTCAAGCATTAAATCGTAATAGTAAGACCGAATTTGTTGCAGTAAGATTTGGAAATGTTTTAGGAAGCAACGGAAGTGTAGTACCATTATTCAAAAAGCAAATTGAACAGGGAGGACCGGTTACAGTAACGCATCCGGAAGTTACAAGATTTTTTATGACCATACCTGAGGCGGTTCAGCTGGTTATACAAGCCGGTGCTATGGCAAAAGGCGGAGAGATATTTGTTCTTGATATGGGAGAGCCGGTTAAAATTGTGGATCTGGCAAGAAATTTAATAAAACTGTCGGGATATGAACCGGATATAGATATTAATATTGAGTATACCGGGCTTAGACCGGGAGAAAAACTTTATGAAGAATTGCTTCTTAAAGAAGAAGGGCTTGAAGCAACTAAGAATAATAAGATATATGTGGCCAAGCCCATTCACACCGATTTAGCTCTTTTAAAAAGAGAGTTGGATTGCCTTAAGGAGATAATTACAAATAATCCGGAAGGAATATCAGATTATATAAAGTTAATTGTACCAACTTACAAAAAAGTTGAAAACGGCAACTAA
- a CDS encoding LegC family aminotransferase — MSNKFIPLSVPNLKGRELDYVANAIKAEWVSTSGPYVDEFEARVAEYVGSKGAVSCQNGTSGLHVALLSCGVTKDDEVIVPTLTFIAAVNPVKYIGAEPIFMDCDDSLTIDVDKLKEFCEVECKFLDGKLINSKTNKCIKAIVVVHVFGNMADMEGIMEVAQRYNLKVIEDATEAIGTYYLSGKYNGKYAGTIGDVGVYSFNGNKIITTGGGGMIVSNDEKILNKSKHITTQAKIDELYYIHDEIGYNYRMTNLQAALGLAQLEQLENFIQIKKENYEYYREKISDINGLSILGFKNSIRPNYWFYALFVDKSYLLNRDQIIKYLASEKIQTRPIWGLISDQKPYAGSQTYKIEKARLYLEHVVNIPCSSNLTKEDIDFVIECLKRPEVI; from the coding sequence ATGAGCAATAAATTCATACCTTTGTCTGTACCAAATTTAAAAGGAAGAGAACTTGATTATGTAGCTAATGCTATTAAAGCTGAATGGGTATCAACAAGTGGCCCATATGTAGATGAGTTTGAAGCACGAGTAGCAGAATATGTTGGTTCAAAAGGGGCAGTATCATGTCAGAATGGAACATCGGGATTGCATGTTGCTCTTCTGAGTTGCGGTGTTACAAAAGATGATGAAGTTATTGTGCCAACTCTAACTTTTATAGCTGCAGTAAACCCAGTAAAGTATATTGGAGCAGAGCCGATATTTATGGATTGCGATGATTCTCTTACAATAGATGTGGACAAGCTTAAAGAGTTTTGCGAAGTTGAATGTAAATTTTTGGATGGGAAATTGATAAATAGCAAGACTAATAAATGTATTAAAGCAATAGTGGTAGTACATGTATTTGGAAATATGGCAGACATGGAAGGTATAATGGAAGTTGCTCAAAGATATAACCTGAAAGTTATTGAAGATGCAACAGAGGCTATTGGCACTTATTATTTATCGGGCAAATATAATGGCAAGTATGCTGGGACAATTGGGGATGTTGGAGTTTATTCATTTAACGGAAACAAGATTATAACTACCGGTGGAGGTGGGATGATTGTTTCTAACGATGAGAAAATACTTAACAAATCTAAACATATTACAACTCAGGCAAAGATCGATGAGTTATATTATATTCATGATGAGATTGGGTACAATTACCGAATGACTAACTTACAAGCTGCTCTTGGGTTAGCTCAACTTGAACAGCTGGAGAATTTTATTCAAATAAAAAAAGAGAATTATGAATATTATAGAGAGAAAATTTCAGATATTAATGGACTTAGTATCTTAGGATTTAAAAACAGTATTAGACCTAACTATTGGTTTTATGCACTGTTTGTGGATAAAAGTTATTTACTGAATAGAGACCAGATTATTAAGTACCTTGCCTCAGAGAAAATTCAAACTAGACCTATCTGGGGATTGATAAGTGATCAAAAGCCATATGCAGGTAGTCAAACATATAAGATTGAGAAGGCGCGCCTATACTTGGAACACGTGGTGAATATTCCTTGTAGTTCTAATCTTACAAAAGAAGATATTGATTTTGTTATAGAATGCCTAAAGCGTCCTGAAGTGATTTAG